A portion of the Candidatus Zixiibacteriota bacterium genome contains these proteins:
- a CDS encoding respiratory nitrate reductase subunit gamma, whose protein sequence is MGVIKESFLFPGLFKGDKFFWATAWLFHVSLALIIVGHLRVLTGVFDKMFISFGMNQEGINTMSSVSGGIAGIVIMLAAFILILRRMSSIRVREISLPSDYLALIFVLAILITGNLMRFGAHFDLELTRVYFSGIFSLSATEATIPQNAMFLVHFFLVQILVIYIPFSKILHFGGIFFTQTLIQKS, encoded by the coding sequence ATGGGTGTCATAAAAGAGTCGTTCTTATTTCCCGGTTTGTTTAAAGGCGATAAATTTTTCTGGGCCACAGCCTGGTTATTTCATGTTTCTTTGGCGCTGATTATTGTCGGGCATCTCCGCGTCCTTACCGGTGTTTTTGATAAAATGTTTATCAGCTTTGGAATGAATCAGGAAGGGATCAACACCATGAGCTCGGTTTCGGGCGGTATCGCCGGTATTGTAATCATGCTGGCGGCTTTTATCTTGATTCTACGAAGGATGTCATCGATACGAGTTCGCGAAATATCATTGCCGTCTGATTACCTGGCGTTGATATTCGTTCTGGCCATTCTCATTACCGGTAATTTAATGCGCTTCGGAGCTCATTTCGACCTTGAATTAACGCGCGTCTATTTCTCCGGTATATTTTCGCTTTCGGCGACCGAGGCCACAATCCCTCAAAATGCAATGTTCCTTGTTCATTTCTTCCTGGTTCAAATACTGGTGATCTATATACCATTTAGTAAAATATTGCATTTTGGCGGCATCTTCTTCACCCAAACCCTGATTCAGAAATCATAA